A genome region from Labrus mixtus chromosome 9, fLabMix1.1, whole genome shotgun sequence includes the following:
- the LOC132980499 gene encoding protein Smaug homolog 2 encodes MMFRDQVGILTDWFKGWNECEQTVALLSLLKRASRTQARFLHICLEHWLADCTEIHILEAEANNAAIVSQWHQEPKEKVVSLLLSHLPLLQPRNSEAKCEYMKLLQKVLSHTIESSLFVEESRQLLSYALIHPATTLDDRTSLAMWLNHLEEHLSSGYAPRAPSSPYHPRQGSDEWPSSAEGLDPGHAWHEKSPSSSTSPAGQNGHMPFPVGMSSPINSNNTGLGGQLQPSPLKKVMSIIPSSPQACGSDWICQDDAGGRQNFISTDHAPLSPQSSVASSGSEQTEDQGSSRNTFQEDGSGMKDVPAWLKSLRLHKYASLFSQMTYEEMMILTEHHLESQNVTKGARHKIALSIQKLRERQCVLKSLEKDILEGGNLRNALQELQQIIITPIKAYSSMSVIQTASDTATTSDAATSPSEAAKTAADKEPGSEGFQTHNPPPCDGDSSVTPISDGDIAGQFTRVMGKVCTQLLVSRPDEENISCYLQLIEKCLTHEAFTETHKKRLVSWKQQVLKLLRLFPRKAMLDMPVYRQKGWTYGSNSLPTAGSVSGGVARRGTRAFQMTPRGLPAGRMGLLSPGGIGGASPRHTLTSPALAGQGRQSLWFANPGGSNSMPSQSRSSVQRTHSLPVHTSPQTMLMFQQQECQVPGADLEINPTLESLCLSMTEHALGDGTDRTSTI; translated from the exons ATGATGTTCCGAGACCAGGTAGGTATCCTGACAGATTGGTTCAAGGGCTGGAATGAGTGTGAACAGACGGTGGCACTGTTGTCCCTCCTGAAGAGGGCTTCCCGCACCCAGGCTCGCTTCTTACACATCTGCCTTGAGCACTGGCTGGCAGACTGCACAGAAATCCACATCCTGGAAGCTGAGGCCAACAATGCAG CAATTGTCAGCCAGTGGCATCAGGAGCCAAAGGAGAAGGTTGTGTCCTTGCTGCTGTCCCATCTGCCTCTGCTGCAGCCACGCAACAGCGAGGCCAAATGTGAGTacatgaagctgctgcagaaggTGTTGAGTCACACTATTGAGAGTAGCCTGTTTGTGGAAGAAAGCAGGCAGCTGCTGTCCTATGCGCTCATCCACCCTGCCACCACACTGGATGACCGCACCTCTCTGGCCATGTGGCTGAACCACCTGGAGGAGCACCTATCTAGTGGCTATGCACCGCGGGCCCCATCTAGCCCCTATCACCCACGCCAGGGCTCAGATGAATGGCCAAGCTCTGCTGAAGGTCTGGATCCTGGCCATGCCTGGCACGAAAAGTCCCCTTCATCCAGCACGTCTCCAGCCGGCCAGAACGGACACATGCCCTTCCCAGTCGGGATGTCCTCTCCCATCAACAGCAATAACACAG GTCTGGGTGGGCAGCTGCAGCCCAGCCCTCTGAAGAAGGTCATGTCTATCATTCCTTCCAGTCCCCAGGCTTGTGGCTCTGATTGGATTTGCCAGGATGACGCAGGGGGTCGGCAGAATTTCATTTCAACAGATCATGCACCCCTCTCCCCGCAGAGCAGCGTAGCATCCTCGGGTAGTGAGCAGACGGAAGACCAGGGCTCTAGTCGCAACACGTTCCAGGAGGACGGCAGTGGCATGAAAG ATGTCCCCGCATGGTTGAAGAGTCTCCGCCTTCATAAATATGCATCACTCTTCTCCCAGATGACCTATGAGGAGATGATGATTCTCACAGAGCATCACCTGGAGTCACAG AACGTCACCAAAGGAGCACGGCATAAGATTGCCTTGAGTATCCAAAAGCTGAGAGAGAGGCAGTGTGTGCTCAAATCTTTAGAAAAG GATATTTTGGAAGGGGGAAACCTGCGTAACGCCCTCCAAGAGCTGCAGCAGATCATTATCACACCCATCAAGGCCTACAGCTCAATGAGTGTGATACAGACGGCCTCAGACACAGCCACCACCTCGGACGCAGCCACATCCCCGTCAGAAGCcgcaaaaacagcagcagacaaaGAGCCAGGTTCAGAGGGCTTCCAGACTCACAACCCACCCCCCTGTGATGGAGACTCTTCAGTCACACCGATCTCAGATGGCGACATTGCTGGACAGTTCACCCGAGTCATGGGAAAAG tgtgcaCCCAGCTGCTGGTTTCCAGACCAGATGAGGAAAATATCAGCTGTTACCTTCAGCTCATTGAGAAGTGTCTGACACATGAG GCTTTCACAGAAACCCACAAGAAAAGGTTGGTGTCCTGGAAGCAGCAGGTCCTCAAACTCCTCCGCCTGTTCCCTCGGAAAGCGATGCTGGACATGCCTGTGTATCGACAGAAAGG ctGGACCTATGGGTCCAACTCCCTTCCCACAGCAGGCTCTGTGAGTGGAGGTGTTGCGCGGCGGGGCACAAGGGCTTTCCAGATGACACCCCGTGGACTTCCAGCTGGGCGGATGGGTCTTCTAAGTCCTGGTGGAATCGGGGGAGCATCTCcaagacacacactcaccagtCCTGCACTGGCTGGCCAGGGTAGACAG AGCCTGTGGTTTGCCAACCCCGGGGGCAGTAACAGCATGCCAAGTCAGAGTCGCAGCTCTGTGCAGCGAACCCACTCACTCCCTGTCCACACTTCCCCACAAACCATGCTCATGTTCCAGCAGCAAG